In Cololabis saira isolate AMF1-May2022 chromosome 4, fColSai1.1, whole genome shotgun sequence, one DNA window encodes the following:
- the blvrb gene encoding flavin reductase (NADPH) has protein sequence MSDSVKNVAIFGSTGMTGLATLPLAVAAGYNVTVLVRDPAKLPADHKAARVVVGDVLNKDDVKKTLEGQDAVIIILGTRNDLSPTTIMSEGTRNIVDVMKVRGISKVIGCMSAFLLWDRSKVPPRLVPVTEDHDRMYTVLKTSGLDYVACMPPHIGGDLPLTESYMAAENMLRGRAISKHDLGHFFVKCLSNSEWDGKTVGVWGEYK, from the exons ATGTCGGATTCCGTAAAGAACGTGGCGATATTCGGCTCCACGGGGATGACCGGACTGGCGACCCTGCCGCTGGCGGTGGCCGCAG GATATAACGTGACGGTCCTCGTGCGCGACCCCGCCAAGCTGCCCGCCGACCACAAGGCGGCCAGAGTGGTGGTGGGAGACGTGTTGAATAAAGACGATGTGAAGAAGACTCTGGAGGGTCAGGATGCTGTCATCATCATCCTGGGCACCAGGAACGACCTCA GCCCGACCACCATAATGTCTGAAGGCACCAGGAACATCGTGGACGTCATGAAGGTGCGAGGGATCAGCAAAGTGATCGGCTGCATGTCGG CCTTCCTTCTTTGGGATCGCTCCAAAGTCCCGCCCCGCCTGGTTCCTGTGACGGAGGACCACGACAGGATGTACACCGTGCTGAAAACGTCGGGGTTGGACTACGTGGCTTGCATGCCTCCTCACATCGGCG GTGACCTCCCCCTGACGGAGAGCTACATGGCGGCGGAGAACATGCTCAGAGGACGGGCCATCTCCAAACACGATCTGGGACATTTCTTTGTCAAGTGTCTGTCCAACTCTGAGTGGGACGGCAAGACCGTGGGGGTTTGGGGGGAGTACAAGTAG
- the sertad3 gene encoding SERTA domain-containing protein 3 has product MIMKGQKRKLRSEDAEVLDRSSPIWETQRQFVFSVSLNKYQRSQELPEPSLRRSVLIANTLRQISLEACRESSIEMEVSPPSGGSPSSYQEADELDSISAEAHEATQHIPVMVDRSYTALPSCSTVYLNCLSDCAASCHFSDSNVECPSSAQDEDEDWGSMSTESDFSLSAAISSILTALDSTMDGSSQAAPRTPLRSLENLTGAPEGGVAWMKQGARDCGVSWEQPGEGKVREGRMEAMRSSYLGDVTVEDLFQDVDTSLLEKDMGVLALGANGAGHLAGDDLLRCLPPFSPSSLHPFSLSLSPSLRYLPSFSSFSPLYPSSPPSAPSHPSGQNQAREGFELDHLMEILVES; this is encoded by the coding sequence ATGATTATGAAGGGGCAAAAACGCAAACTTCGATCAGAAGACGCTGAGGTTTTGGACAGAAGCAGTCCCATCTGGGAGACCCAGCGGCAGTTTGTCTTCTCGGTGTCCCTGAACAAGTACCAGCGTAGCCAGGAGCTTCCTGAGCCCAGCCTGCGGCGGTCTGTGCTGATAGCCAACACTCTGCGGCAGATCAGCCTGGAAGCTTGCAGGGAGTCCTCCATCGAGATGGAGGTGTCGCCCCCTTCTGGTGGCTCCCCGTCGTCGTACCAGGAGGCCGACGAGCTGGACAGTATTTCAGCTGAAGCCCATGAAGCAACACAACACATACCAGTTATGGTGGATAGAAGTTACACGGCTCTTCCCAGCTGCTCCACGGTTTATTTAAACTGCTTGTCAGATTGTGCTGCAAGCTGCCATTTCAGTGACTCGAATGTCGAATGCCCCTCATCTGCGCAGGATGAAGATGAGGACTGGGGGTCGATGTCCACGGAGTCTGACTTCTCCCTTTCAGCTGCCATTTCCTCCATTCTGACCGCACTGGACTCCACCATGGATGGAAGCTCTCAGGCAGCTCCACGGACACCTCTCAGGTCCCTGGAGAACCTAACCGGGGCCCCTGAGGGAGGTGTAGCTTGGATGAAACAAGGAGCCAGAGACTGTGGCGTCAGCTGGGAGCAGCCGGGGGAGGGAAAGGTACGAGAGGGCAGAATGGAGGCCATGAGATCCAGCTatctgggtgacgtcacggtgGAGGATCTGTTTCAGGATGTAGACACGTCCCTGTTGGAGAAAGACATGGGGGTGCTGGCTCTCGGGGCCAATGGAGCGGGGCATCTAGCCGGGGATGATCTGCTCCGGTGCCTGCCACCCTTCTCCCCCTCCTCTTTGCACCCTTTTTCCCTTTCTCTCAGCCCAAGCCTGAGGTATCTGCCTTCATTCTCCTCGTTTAGTCCTCTATATCCCTCTTCGCCCCCCTCTGCCCCCTCACACCCCTCAGGTCAGAACCAAGCCAGAGAAGGATTTGAGCTGGATCATCTGATGGAGATCCTGGTGGAGTCCTGA